A DNA window from Fragaria vesca subsp. vesca linkage group LG3, FraVesHawaii_1.0, whole genome shotgun sequence contains the following coding sequences:
- the LOC101307380 gene encoding uncharacterized protein LOC101307380, which yields MADETNQAIMEPRIAHPLHQIASTPSHKLLLKQWLKEEELILNRLSLKETQIDSVRKEITTLFIFFFLFHSISLILLFNSSSTDRHALACRRSWIPSLCSLCFSLGIIWAIRYKTDTEGHLEKLMEREKEDRKLLGKCIEELKKKGLEFDLLKEVDALRRAKSMRVDAKVVKKWSARDFVTLFFFAVSCFVLAITRVILCN from the coding sequence ATGGCCGACGAGACCAACCAAGCAATCATGGAGCCGAGAATCGCTCACCCACTTCACCAAATAGCGTCGACACCAAGCCACAAGCTCCTCCTGAAGCAATGGCTCAAAGAAGAGGAGCTAATCCTCAACCGGCTCTCCCTCAAAGAAACCCAAATCGATTCCGTCCGCAAAGAAATCACAACCCTCTTCATTTTCTTCTTCCTCTTCCACTCCATCTCCCTCATCCTCCTCTTCAACTCCTCCTCCACTGATCGACACGCCCTCGCTTGCCGCCGCTCTTGGATCCCCTCGCTCTGTTCTCTCTGCTTCTCTCTCGGGATCATCTGGGCAATTCGGTACAAGACCGACACCGAGGGGCATCTGGAGAAGCTGATGGAAAGGGAGAAGGAGGACCGGAAGCTTCTCGGGAAGTGTATCGAGGAGTTGAAGAAGAAGGGGCTGGAGTTTGATCTGTTGAAGGAGGTGGATGCGCTTAGGAGGGCCAAGAGTATGAGGGTGGATGCCAAAGTGGTGAAAAAGTGGTCTGCTAGGGACTTTGTGACTCTGTTTTTCTTTGCTGTTTCTTGCTTTGTGCTTGCTATTACAAGGGTTATCTTGTGCAATTAG
- the LOC101312907 gene encoding probable potassium transporter 13-like, whose protein sequence is MARQMDPESASASGGSRMNFYAATLCLAYQSLGIVYGDLSISPIYAYKSTFSGGLQLYEEDIEILGVLSMVLWTLTLIPLCKYMIFVLAADDHGEGGSFALYSLLCRHSRMGFLNTINPSQEHISSCRSEMSKDTRTSLLIKQFFEKHKNSRVVLVLVVFLGTGMIIGDGILTPTMSVLSAVYGIKVKVPELHENYTVLIACIILVSLFAVQHYGTHRVGFLFAPIMTAWLLCISGVGIYNIFRWNPGVICALSPHYIYKFFKKTGRVGFSSLGGIVLCLTGTEAMFADLGHFSKLSIRVAFTGFIYPCLVLAYMGEAAFLSKHKMDLHRSFYMAIPEVIFWPVFIIATLASVVASQAIISATFSIVSQCRGLRCFPRVKIKHTSNQIFGQIYIPEVNWILMVLCLAVIIGFRDTDMIGNAYGLAAVSVMFITTCLMFLIISTVWKQNILVASLFVIIFGSLELLYISACLSKVHKGGWVPLCSAFIIMSLMSIWNYGTVKKDAFELENKVPLDRLLSSGPSIGIARVPGICLVYSNIPSGLPPMFAHFVTNFPTFHQTLIFVTLQSFMVPKVPVNERFVVSRVGLPEMLIFRCLVRYGYKDARDCYKFEIQLIEEVAEFLKQEAHSKEMAVREPSPNHMFGALGDDEVSIASSEQWRNEIKVGSVECQEVTKLKECREAGVAYMIGNNYIVARPISPFLKKFAISVYNFLRRNCRRPANALGIPHPTLLEVGMLYRV, encoded by the exons ATGGCAAGGCAAATGGACCCAGAATCTGCTTCTGCTTCCGGCGGTTCACGCATG AATTTCTATGCGGCCACTCTCTGCCTTGCTTATCAGAGTCTTGGTATTGTTTATGGGGATCTTAGTATATCACCAATATATGCCTACAAAAGTACATTCTCGGGTGGTTTGCAGCTTTATGAGGAGGATATTGAGATTCTTGGGGTACTTTCCATGGTTTTGTGGACTTTGACTCTCATTCCTCTCTGCAAATACATGATATTTGTGTTAGCAGCAGATGACCATGGCGAAG GTGGATCGTTTGCTTTGTATTCATTACTCTGCCGGCATTCAAGGATGGGCTTTTTGAACACCATCAATCCTTCTCAAGAGCATATATCTTCTTGCAGATCTGAAATGTCCAAGGATACCAGAACGAGCTTACTCATAAAACAGTTTTTTGAGAAGCACAAGAATTCTCGAGTAGTATTGGTGCTTGTAGTTTTCTTAGGGACCGGCATGATAATTGGTGATGGTATCCTCACTCCAACCATGTCTG TTCTTTCTGCAGTCTATGGAATTAAAGTCAAAGTCCCAGAGTTACATGAGA ATTATACTGTGCTCATAGCTTGCATCATCTTGGTTAGCCTCTTTGCTGTTCAGCATTATGGGACACACAGAGTTGGGTTTCTTTTTGCTCCAATCATGACAGCATGGTTGCTATGCATCAGTGGGGTGGGCATTTACAATATATTTCGTTGGAACCCTGGTGTTATATGTGCTCTGTCACCACACTATATTTATAAGTTCTTTAAAAAAACTGGAAGAGTTGGGTTTAGTTCGCTTGGAGGCATTGTTCTTTGTCTCACAG GTACAGAAGCAATGTTTGCTGATCTTGGCCATTTTTCCAAACTGTCTATTAGG GTTGCATTTACAGGCTTTATTTATCCTTGCTTAGTTCTGGCATACATGGGAGAGGCTGCTTTTCTCTCCAAGCACAAAATGGATCTCCACAGAAGCTTTTACATGGCCATCCCTG AGGTCATTTTTTGGCCGGTATTCATTATTGCTACTCTTGCTTCTGTGGTGGCAAGTCAAGCAATAATTTCAGCTACCTTCTCAATAGTCAGTCAGTGTAGGGGACTGCGATGCTTCCCTCGTGTGAAGATAAAACATACATCAAATCAGATATTTGGGCAGATATACATTCCCGAGGTGAACTGGATTTTGATGGTATTGTGTCTGGCTGTCATCATTGGATTTCGAGACACTGATATGATAGGCAATGCATATG GGCTTGCTGCAGTGTCAGTAATGTTCATCACGACCTGCTTGATGTTTTTGATTATTAGTACTGTTTGGAAGCAAAACATCCTTGTGGCATCCCTGTTCGTCATCATCTTTGGATCTCTCGAGCTACTCTATATCTCTGCATGCCTCAGTAAAGTACATAAAGGAGGCTGGGTTCCCCTTTGTTCCGCTTTTATAATCATGTCTTTGATGTCTATATGGAATTATGGGACTGTAAAGAAAGATGCATTTGAGCTGGAGAACAAGGTGCCCTTGGATAGGCTTCTGAGCTCTGGGCCAAGCATAGGTATTGCAAGAGTACCTGGAATCTGCCTAGTCTATTCTAACATTCCCTCTGGTCTCCCTCCAATGTTTGCACATTTCGTCACGAACTTCCCAACATTTCATCAAACTCTCATATTTGTGACCCTTCAGTCTTTCATGGTTCCAAAAGTTCCAGTGAATGAGCGTTTTGTTGTTAGCCGGGTTGGCCTGCCAGAAATGCTTATCTTTCGGTGTTTAGTGAG GTATGGATACAAGGATGCAAGAGATTGCTACAAATTTGAAATCCAACTGATTGAAGAGGTGGCAGAGTTCCTGAAACAGGAGGCTCATAGCAAAGAGATGGCAGTCAGAGAGCCATCACCGAACCATATGTTTGGTGCTCTGGGAGACGACGAGGTTAGTATTGCCAGTTCTGAGCAGTGGAGAAACGAGATTAAGGTTGGCAGTGTCGAGTGTCAAGAGGTGACCAAGCTCAAGGAGTGTAGGGAAGCTGGTGTGGCTTACATGATTGGAAATAATTATATTGTGGCGCGTCCCATATCGCCTTTCCTGAAGAAGTTTGCAATCTCTGTCTACAATTTTCTGAGACGGAACTGCAGGCGTCCAGCAAACGCCCTTGGGATTCCTCATCCCACACTGCTCGAAGTGGGAATGCTCTATCGGGTGTAA
- the LOC101304847 gene encoding uncharacterized mitochondrial protein AtMg00810-like: MLSKPPVLCSLELIYVDDILITGNDSISIAAIKKFLHSSFRLKDLGELKYFLGIEISSSRNGIFMCQRKYALEIVKDAGLLGAAPVDTPMERGLKLSDKSDLLRDPSRYRRLVGRLIYLTVSRPDITYAVHVLSRFMHQPRKSHMEAALRVIRYLKGAPGQGLFFSSTSDLKLRAYCDSDWGDCPLTRRSTTGYCVFLGPSLISWKSKRQKTVSLSSAEAEYHVMTGACCELTWLRYLLRDLGLIHHEPASLSCDNKAALHIAANPVFHERRRHIEMDCHYIRDKIQDGSVVAKYVSSTHQLADVLTKPLGKETFVPMVRKLGVQNIHSPT; the protein is encoded by the coding sequence ATGTTATCCAAGCCGCCGGTTTTGTGCAGTCTTGAGCTGATTTATGTTGATGATATTTTAATTACGGGGAATGATTCCATCAGTATTGCTGCAATTAAGAAGTTTTTGCATAGCAGTTTTCGTCTTAAAGACCTTGGTGAATTGAAATATTTTCTAGGAATTGAGATTTCTTCTTCTAGAAATGGGATTTTTATGTGTCAGCGCAAATATGCATTAGAGATTGTGAAAGATGCGGGGCTATTAGGCGCAGCCCCGGTTGATACTCCAATGGAAAGAGGTTTAAAATTGTCAGACAAGAGTGATTTACTCAGAGATCCAAGCCGCTATAGAAGATTAGTCGGCCGTCTAATATACCTCACTGTTTCAAGGCCAGATATTACCTATGCCGTCCATGTCTTGAGTAGATTCATGCACCAACCTCGAAAGAGTCATATGGAGGCAGCTCTTCGAGTTATTCGATATTTGAAAGGTGCGCCTGGCCAAGGCTTATTTTTCTCTTCAACGAGTGATTTAAAATTACGAGCCTATTGTGATTCGGATTGGGGAGATTGCCCACTCACTAGAAGGTCTACTACTGGTTATTGTGTCTTCCTTGGACCTTCATTGATATCCTGGAAATCAAAACGGCAGAAAACAGTGTCCTTGTCCTCAGCTGAAGCTGAATATCATGTAATGACCGGAGCTTGTTGTGAGTTAACATGGCTTCGGTATTTATTGAGAGACTTAGGACTTATTCATCACGAACCTGCCTCATTGAGCTGTGACAATAAGGCTGCTTTGCATATAGCAGCTAATCCAGTTTTTCATGAGCGAAGACGACATATTGAGATGGATTGCCATTATATTAGGGACAAAATTCAAGATGGTTCTGTAGTTGCAAAGTATGTCAGCTCTACACATCAATTGGCCGACGTTTTGACTAAACCTTTGGGGAAAGAAACTTTTGTTCCTATGGTCCGCAAGTTGGGAGTGCAAAATATTCACTCTCCAACTTGA
- the LOC101295312 gene encoding acetylornithine aminotransferase, mitochondrial-like, with translation MTSLQISSNTIFQALNLRRQFSPNLDRRVGLINGQRPVTACLSLDVEAQPFTASKSGSVKSKEVIETEAKVVVGTYARTPVVLASGKGCKLFDTEGREYLDLSSGIAVNALGHGDEDWLKAVVEQANTLTHVSNVYYSIPQVELAKQLVGSSFADRVFFTNSGTEANEAAIKFARKFQRHNHPDAKEPATNFISFTNSFHGRTMGALALTSKEHYRSPFEPVMPGVTFAEYGNIVATRELIQPGKTAAVFVEPIQGEGGIYSATKEFLQFLRTACDEAGALLVFDEVQCGLGRTGYLWAHEAFGVFPDIMTLAKPLAGGLPIGAALVTERVASAIAFGDHGSTFAGAPLVCSAALAVLNKISNSSFLNSVSTKGLYFKRILNQKLGGNPHVREIRGFGLILGVELDVPASPLVDACRNAGLLVLTAGKGNVVRLVPPLIISEQELDKAAEILCQALPVLDGKNSN, from the exons ATGACTTCCCTTCAAATCTCCTCCAACACAATATTTCAAGCTCTGAATCTCCGCCGTCAATTCAGTCCAAACTTGGACCGAAGGGTCGGACTAATCAATGGGCAGAGACCGGTGACAGCTTGTCTCAGCCTTGATGTGGAAGCACAACCATTTACTGCATCAAAATCTGGGTCTGTGAAGAGCAAGGAGGTTATAGAGACAGAGGCGAAGGTTGTGGTGGGGACCTATGCAAGAACTCCAGTGGTGTTGGCCAGTGGCAAAGGTTGTAAATTGTTCGACACCGAGGGGAGAGAGTATCTGGATTTGAGCTCGGGGATTGCGGTGAATGCACTTGGACATGGTGATGAGGATTGGTTGAAGGCTGTGGTTGAACAGGCCAATACCCTCACCCATGTCAGCAACGTCTACTACTCCATCCCTCAG GTGGAACTAGCTAAGCAATTGGTGGGCTCTAGTTTTGCAGACCGTGTGTTTTTCACTAATTCTGGAACTGAAGCAAATGAAGCAGCCATTAAATTTGCGAGGAAGTTTCAGAGACACAATCATCCCGATGCTAAAGAGCCTGCCACAAACTTCATCTCTTTCACTAACAGCTTCCACGGCAGGACCATGGGTGCTCTTGCCTTGACTAGCAAAGAGCATTACAGGTCTCCATTTGAGCCTGTCATGCCTGGAGTCACATTTGCAGAGTATGGAAATATAGTGGCTACAAGAGAATTGATTCAGCCTGGAAAAACTGCCGCGGTTTTTGTCGAACCTATCCAGGGTGAAGGGGGCATATACAGTGCTACCAAGGAGTTTCTGCAATTCCTGCGTACTGCTTGTGATGAGGCTGGGGCTCTTCTGGTGTTTGATGAG GTACAATGTGGTTTAGGCCGAACTGGGTACCTTTGGGCACATGAGGCGTTTGGTGTATTCCCAGATATAATGACTCTAGCTAAGCCACTAGCTGGAGGCCTACCCATTGGAGCTGCATTGGTTACTGAAAGAGTTGCTTCTGCCATAGCTTTTGGTGACCATGGAAGTACTTTTGCTGGTGCACCTCTCGTCTGCAGTGCTGCCCTAGCTGTTCTCAACAAGATATCAAATTCCAGTTTTCTGAACAGCGTCTCTACAAAAGGTCTCTACTTCAAACGTATCTTAAATCAGAAGCTGGGAGGAAATCCTCATGTGAGAGAAATACGCGGTTTTGGGCTTATTCTTGGAGTTGAATTGGATGTCCCTGCCTCACCTCTTGTGGATGCATGTAGAAATGCAGGCCTTCTTGTGTTAACTGCTGGAAAAGGTAATGTTGTTAGGCTAGTGCCTCCATTGATCATAAGTGAACAGGAGCTGGATAAGGCAGCTGAGATTTTATGTCAAGCATTGCCTGTTCTTGACGGAAAAAATTCAAATTAG
- the LOC101301469 gene encoding uncharacterized protein LOC101301469 produces the protein MATATAPANKIERAHLMYREGKYEEALGFYTEALSMAKTKPQKIALHSNRAACFLKLHLFKKAAEECTSVLELDYNHTGALMLRAQTLVTLKEYRSAIFDVNRLIELNPSSEVYQNLEARLRTQVSLAPIPESEAELEEEEEEEGEAEPNRYGEREEQYIRKEDVVPSRERKDQHAEVNRTTVPYVIPLKTPTKKDSAEQERDPKQISVKTSPAEVVTPEYVKELPLKEKGWQAIPKPKGHSSLDYGRWDSVEDDSSEDDDDDDEEESQPQYRFRVKTVGVRPVK, from the exons ATGGCGACGGCGACAGCGCCGGCGAACAAGATCGAGAGGGCCCATCTGATGTACAGGGAAGGGAAGTACGAGGAGGCTCTGGGATTCTACACGGAGGCCCTGTCCATGGCCAAGACCAAACCCCAGAAGATTGCTCTCCACAGCAATAGAGCCGCCTGCTTCCTCAAGCTTCACCTTTTCAAAAAG GCTGCAGAGGAATGTACCTCAGTCCTTGAGCTTGATTACAATCATACCGGAGCATTGATGTTGCGGGCACAGACCCTGGTGACACTAAAGGAGTACCGCTCAGCAATCTTTGATGTTAATAGGCTAATAGAGTTAAACCCATCATCCGAAGTGTATCAAAACCTTGAAGCCCGTTTAAGGACGCAAGTG TCACTGGCTCCAATACCCGAGTCCGAAGCAGAGCTAGAAGAAGAGGAAGAAGAAGAGGGTGAAGCTGAGCCAAATAGATATGGGGAGAGAGAAGAGCAATATATAAGAAAAGAAGATGTAGTACCTTCGAGGGAAAGAAAGGATCAGCATGCTGAGGTTAATAGGACTACTGTTCCCTATGTTATCCCACTCAAGACACCAACAAAGAAGGACTCTGCTGAACAAGAAAGGGATCCAAAACAAATCTCTGTGAAGACTTCCCCGGCTGAAGTTGTTACACCAGAATATGTCAAAGAATTACCTTTAAAGGAAAAGGGATGGCAAGCAATCCCAAAACCAAAGGGACACTCTTCTTTGGACTATGGACGGTGGGACAGTGTGGAAGATGACTCTAGCGAAGATGATGACGATGATGATGAGGAAGAATCTCAACCACAGTATCGGTTCCGTGTAAAAACTGTTGGTGTTCGGCCGGTGAAGTGA